A genomic window from Synechococcus sp. CBW1107 includes:
- a CDS encoding DUF167 domain-containing protein yields the protein MTASESIALWIQPRSRRNEVVGLRDDAVVIRLTAQPVEGAANEALQRFIAERLGVAASRVALVRGQSSRRKWIAVEGFSVDEVRCALLGLRGRQK from the coding sequence ATGACGGCCAGCGAGAGCATCGCCCTGTGGATCCAGCCGCGCAGCCGTCGCAACGAGGTGGTGGGGCTGAGAGATGACGCGGTGGTGATCCGCCTGACGGCCCAGCCGGTTGAGGGTGCTGCCAATGAGGCCTTGCAGCGGTTCATTGCCGAGCGTCTTGGCGTCGCTGCCAGCAGGGTGGCCCTGGTGCGTGGCCAGAGCAGCCGGCGCAAATGGATCGCCGTGGAAGGGTTCTCGGTGGACGAGGTGCGGTGTGCCCTGCTTGGGTTGAGGGGCCGCCAGAAATGA
- a CDS encoding calcium-binding protein: MANNLKSFKFTNKADTAISVTGWEAPEGVVINALAGNDIIKGTSTYSGISNYGTINTGDGNDRITGTGGTGIYNDDGTINTGDGDDIIKGTGTGSGILNYGTINTGDGNDRITGTGGDFYGIFNYGTIITGNGNDIIKGTGTGGTGDFDGIENDGTIKTGDGNDIIKGTGTGSGISNYGTINTGDGNDRITGTGGTGSGISNYGTINTGDGNDIVDALEGGFDGDGTTYLDAGNDTLKGFGTGNFYGGAGTDKLFFGEGTYVISGSTVVSDGETMKVFEFEKIGGANGGHFDFQNGTLTVNAAGVGTFA; this comes from the coding sequence ATGGCTAATAATCTTAAGAGCTTTAAGTTCACTAACAAAGCAGACACAGCGATTTCAGTGACAGGCTGGGAGGCCCCCGAGGGTGTTGTTATAAATGCACTTGCTGGCAATGACATCATTAAAGGCACCAGCACCTACTCCGGCATCTCCAACTACGGCACAATCAATACCGGCGATGGCAATGACAGGATTACAGGCACCGGCGGCACCGGTATCTACAACGACGACGGCACAATCAATACCGGCGATGGCGATGACATCATTAAAGGCACCGGCACCGGCTCCGGCATCCTCAACTACGGCACAATCAATACCGGCGATGGCAATGACAGGATTACAGGCACCGGCGGCGACTTCTACGGCATCTTCAACTACGGCACAATCATTACCGGCAATGGCAATGACATCATTAAAGGCACCGGCACCGGCGGCACCGGCGACTTCGACGGCATCGAGAACGACGGCACAATCAAAACCGGCGATGGCAATGACATCATTAAAGGCACCGGCACCGGCTCCGGCATCTCCAACTACGGCACAATCAATACCGGCGATGGCAATGACAGGATTACAGGCACCGGCGGCACCGGCTCCGGCATCTCCAACTACGGCACAATCAATACCGGCGATGGCAATGACATCGTCGATGCACTTGAAGGTGGATTCGATGGAGATGGAACAACATATCTTGATGCTGGCAATGACACCCTAAAAGGATTTGGTACTGGTAATTTTTATGGCGGCGCTGGCACAGACAAGTTATTTTTTGGCGAAGGCACCTACGTAATTAGTGGATCCACTGTCGTATCCGATGGCGAGACAATGAAAGTTTTTGAGTTTGAGAAAATTGGAGGCGCCAATGGCGGGCACTTCGACTTCCAAAATGGGACTCTTACTGTTAACGCCGCAGGAGTTGGCACATTTGCTTGA
- a CDS encoding AbrB family transcriptional regulator — MALTGADLLAKVKELGDASKSDLVRAAGYVSTKKDGSERLNFTAFYEALLEAKGVNLGHGDGTGKGPGGRSLSYVARVQGNGNLLVGKAYTAMLDLEPGDEFEIKIGRKAIRLVPAGDVDEAA; from the coding sequence ATGGCCCTCACCGGTGCTGACCTGCTCGCCAAGGTCAAGGAGTTGGGAGATGCCTCCAAGTCCGATCTGGTCCGTGCTGCCGGCTATGTGAGCACCAAGAAGGACGGCAGCGAGCGGCTGAACTTCACGGCCTTCTATGAGGCCCTGCTGGAGGCCAAGGGCGTCAATCTCGGACATGGAGACGGCACGGGGAAGGGACCCGGAGGCCGTTCGCTCAGCTACGTGGCCAGGGTGCAGGGCAACGGCAACCTGTTGGTGGGCAAGGCCTACACCGCCATGCTCGACCTCGAGCCCGGCGATGAGTTCGAGATCAAGATCGGCAGGAAGGCGATTCGTCTGGTCCCTGCCGGAGACGTTGATGAGGCGGCGTGA
- a CDS encoding IS256 family transposase, whose amino-acid sequence MPKTHAAVPELASLLDGSSAGELIPELARHGLQQLIELELAAFLGADWHERTEERLGHRNGYRPRTLTTQVGDLALQIPKLRAGSFLPSILEPRRRVDQALYAVIMEAYIGGVSTRKVDALVAALGSQSGISKSQVSRICQEIDQQVQAFLSRPLESSGYAYVYLDATYLKGRLGKAQQVCSRAVVVAMGVNEDGRRELLGLKVGDSETESFWAEFIAHLKERGLGGVRLVISDAHTGLTKAIRRQLQGSVWQRCRVHFARNLLQCVPKAHQGMVTAALRSVFAQESAEEIASRWDDLAASLAERFPKAAALMHEAKEDVLAFRPFPRDHWRKIWSTNLLERVNEEIKRRTRVVGIFPNDASITRLVGAVLLEQHEHWQLEGRRMFSAESMATIPELDAIPALQALST is encoded by the coding sequence ATGCCCAAGACCCATGCTGCCGTACCTGAGCTGGCCTCGCTACTCGATGGCAGCAGTGCCGGGGAGCTGATCCCTGAACTGGCACGCCACGGCCTGCAGCAGCTGATCGAGCTGGAGCTCGCTGCCTTCCTCGGTGCGGACTGGCACGAGCGCACCGAGGAGCGGCTCGGCCACCGCAACGGCTACCGGCCTCGCACCCTGACCACCCAGGTGGGGGATCTGGCACTGCAGATCCCGAAACTGCGCGCGGGCAGCTTCCTCCCCTCGATCCTCGAACCCCGCCGCCGGGTTGATCAGGCCCTGTACGCGGTGATCATGGAGGCTTACATCGGTGGGGTCTCGACCCGCAAGGTCGATGCCCTGGTGGCGGCGCTCGGCTCCCAGAGCGGCATCTCCAAGTCGCAGGTGAGTCGCATCTGTCAGGAGATCGACCAGCAGGTGCAGGCGTTTCTGAGCCGGCCCCTGGAGAGCAGCGGCTACGCCTACGTCTACCTCGATGCCACCTACCTCAAGGGGCGGCTGGGCAAGGCTCAGCAGGTCTGCTCCCGCGCTGTCGTCGTCGCCATGGGGGTGAACGAGGATGGTCGCCGGGAGTTGCTGGGCCTCAAGGTCGGCGACAGCGAGACCGAGAGCTTCTGGGCGGAGTTCATCGCCCATCTCAAAGAACGGGGCCTGGGTGGCGTCAGGCTGGTGATCTCTGACGCCCACACCGGCCTCACCAAGGCGATCCGCCGCCAGCTGCAGGGAAGCGTCTGGCAGCGCTGCCGCGTCCATTTCGCCCGCAACCTGCTGCAGTGCGTCCCCAAGGCTCACCAGGGCATGGTCACCGCCGCCCTGCGCAGCGTGTTCGCCCAGGAGAGCGCTGAGGAGATCGCGTCACGCTGGGACGATCTGGCCGCCTCGCTGGCGGAGCGCTTCCCCAAGGCCGCTGCGCTGATGCATGAGGCCAAGGAGGACGTGCTGGCTTTCCGGCCCTTCCCCAGGGACCACTGGCGCAAGATCTGGAGCACCAACCTGCTGGAGCGGGTCAACGAGGAAATCAAACGCCGCACCAGGGTCGTCGGCATCTTCCCCAACGACGCGTCGATCACCCGCCTGGTGGGCGCGGTACTGCTGGAGCAGCACGAGCACTGGCAGCTGGAGGGCCGGCGCATGTTCTCAGCCGAGAGCATGGCGACCATCCCGGAGCTGGATGCCATCCCTGCTCTCCAGGCCCTCAGCACCTGA
- a CDS encoding class I SAM-dependent methyltransferase yields the protein MVTTSLEEWEPHQERFDAVVAASSFHWIPPEIAYPKAAQALRQNGWLILLWNKELQPPVLTHEALRTIYRRHAPELDRPYEDAATVAGILAVLGQPLLESPLYQGAHENRCVVESRLTIDDYLTLLTTYSPFLALDPAVRETLLAELRQALERLHGESVPLTYTSGYLMAQRRKAGDAIADLHLQQ from the coding sequence GTGGTCACCACCTCTCTGGAGGAATGGGAACCTCACCAGGAGCGGTTCGATGCGGTTGTGGCCGCCAGCTCGTTTCACTGGATCCCTCCGGAGATCGCCTATCCGAAAGCAGCCCAAGCCTTGCGGCAGAACGGCTGGTTGATCCTGCTGTGGAACAAGGAGTTGCAGCCACCGGTTCTGACCCATGAGGCACTGCGGACGATCTACCGCCGCCATGCGCCTGAGCTGGACCGCCCCTATGAAGATGCCGCCACGGTGGCGGGGATTCTCGCGGTTTTGGGGCAACCATTGCTGGAGTCTCCGCTCTATCAGGGAGCTCACGAGAATCGGTGTGTGGTGGAGAGCCGCCTGACAATCGACGACTACCTCACCCTTCTGACCACCTACTCGCCGTTTCTGGCCCTCGATCCGGCGGTGCGGGAAACTCTGCTGGCTGAGCTGAGACAGGCGCTGGAGCGGCTGCACGGGGAATCGGTGCCGCTGACCTACACGTCTGGATACCTCATGGCGCAACGGAGGAAGGCCGGCGATGCGATCGCAGACCTCCACCTGCAGCAGTGA
- a CDS encoding transposase: MMTMLLLYAYCVGTVSSRKIERACYEDLAFRVLTGNQQPDHSRISEFRRRNLDALKGLFIQILRLCQKAGMVSLGHVALDGTKVQASASKHKAMSHERMLRAEKELEKEINALMRKAEILDAQEDRRYGKGKRGSELPDALRHKQSRLARIRQARKEMEAETAAAAARQRWEEAEESSAKAAAAREADAPAAEQAELTRKAEAAAAKAQAAREQAIETAENAGQELPDLQPLTADAMPRRGLARRVDGTPTKKTQRNFTDPESHLMQSGGSYLQGYNCQLAVDSDHQVIVAVGVSNQPPDVEHLTPMLGRIADSAGALPDVMTMDAGYWSETNAKVCADQGVDAYIATGRLPHGQPLPPKRGPMPKDADAKARMVRKIRSKKGSKIYAQRKAIVEPVNGQIKEARGLRRFLLRGLKKVDGEWHLIAATHNLLKLFRFRRSQQLALAATTG, encoded by the coding sequence ATGATGACGATGCTTTTGCTCTACGCCTACTGCGTCGGCACCGTCTCCTCCCGCAAGATCGAGCGTGCCTGCTACGAGGACCTGGCGTTCCGGGTGCTGACTGGTAATCAGCAACCTGATCACAGCCGCATCAGTGAATTCCGGCGCCGCAACCTTGATGCCCTCAAAGGCCTGTTCATTCAGATCCTGCGGCTCTGCCAGAAGGCCGGCATGGTGAGCCTGGGCCATGTAGCCCTCGATGGCACCAAGGTGCAGGCCAGTGCCTCCAAACACAAAGCCATGAGCCACGAGCGGATGCTCAGGGCTGAGAAGGAACTGGAGAAAGAGATCAACGCCTTGATGCGCAAGGCCGAGATCCTGGATGCCCAGGAGGATCGCCGGTACGGCAAGGGCAAACGCGGCAGCGAGCTGCCCGATGCGTTGCGGCACAAGCAGAGCCGCCTGGCCAGGATCCGCCAGGCGCGCAAGGAGATGGAGGCGGAAACCGCTGCAGCAGCAGCGCGGCAGCGATGGGAGGAAGCAGAGGAATCCAGCGCCAAAGCGGCGGCTGCGCGCGAGGCCGATGCACCAGCAGCGGAACAGGCCGAGCTGACCAGAAAAGCTGAGGCTGCAGCTGCCAAAGCTCAAGCTGCGAGGGAGCAGGCCATCGAGACCGCCGAAAACGCCGGCCAGGAGCTGCCGGATCTGCAGCCGCTTACGGCTGATGCGATGCCCAGGCGTGGCCTGGCCAGGAGGGTCGACGGCACACCAACCAAGAAGACCCAGCGCAATTTCACTGACCCCGAGAGCCATCTGATGCAGTCAGGCGGCTCCTATCTGCAGGGCTACAACTGTCAGCTGGCGGTCGACAGCGACCACCAGGTGATCGTGGCGGTGGGTGTGAGCAACCAGCCCCCAGATGTCGAGCACCTGACTCCCATGCTGGGGCGCATCGCTGACAGCGCTGGCGCACTGCCGGATGTGATGACGATGGACGCGGGCTACTGGAGCGAGACCAACGCCAAGGTCTGCGCTGATCAGGGCGTTGACGCCTACATCGCCACCGGTCGCCTCCCCCACGGCCAGCCGCTACCGCCGAAACGCGGGCCGATGCCCAAGGATGCCGACGCCAAGGCCCGCATGGTCCGAAAGATCAGAAGCAAGAAGGGCTCCAAGATCTACGCCCAGCGCAAGGCGATCGTGGAGCCGGTGAATGGCCAGATCAAGGAAGCAAGGGGCCTGCGGCGCTTTTTGCTGCGGGGTCTGAAGAAGGTCGATGGTGAATGGCACCTGATCGCTGCCACACACAACCTGCTCAAGTTGTTCCGGTTCAGGCGATCACAGCAGCTGGCGCTGGCGGCAACGACGGGATGA